One Falco biarmicus isolate bFalBia1 chromosome 13, bFalBia1.pri, whole genome shotgun sequence genomic region harbors:
- the TMEM41A gene encoding transmembrane protein 41A codes for MWRRLAGLLLTFAAATAALWLLSARLSAGQARRPLRFPSDLEELRELAEALRDYERQHRGAALALFCAAYLYKQSFAIPGSSLLNVLAGALFGPWTGLALCSALTSVGATFCYLLSGAFGKQLVVRYFPGKVALLQGKVEENRSCLFFFLLFLRLFPMTPNWFLNLSAPILNIPVSQFFFSVLIGLTPYNFICVQTGAILSQITSLDAIFSWDTLLKLLAMAVAALIPGTLIKKYSKKHLKLDEDKHAELLNGKKSL; via the exons ATGTGGCGGCGGCTGGCCGGGCTGCTGCTCACCTTCGCGGCCGCCACGGCCGCCCTGTGGCTGCTGTCGGCGCGGCTGAGCGCGGGGCAGGCGCGCAG GCCGCTGCGGTTCCCGTCGGACCTGGAGGAGCTGCGGGAGCTGGCCGAGGCGCTGCGGGACTACGAGCGGCAGCACCGGGGCGCGGCGCTGGCCCTGTTCTGCGCCGCCTACCTCTACAAGCAGAGCTTCGCCATCCCCGGCTCCAGCCTCCTG AACGTGCTGGCCGGAGCGCTCTTCGGGCCGTGGACCGGGCTGGCGCTGTGCTCGGCCCTGACGTCGGTGGGAGCGACCTTCTGCTACCTGCTGTCGGGCGCGTTCGGAAAGCAGCTCGTCGTCCGCTACTTCCCGGGCAAGGTGGCgctgctgcaggggaag GTAGAAGAGAACAGGagctgcttatttttcttcttgttgttcCTGAGGCTGTTCCCCATGACACCAAACTGGTTTCTGAATCTCTCAGCTCCCATTTTAAACATTCCTGTGTCCCAGTTCTTCTTCTCTGTTCTCATCG GTCTTACACCATATAATTTCATCTGTGTGCAGACAGGAGCCATTCTGTCACAAATCACCTCTTTAGATGCCATTTTCTCCTGGGACACGCTGCTCAAACTGCTTGCAATGGCTGTGGCAGCATTGATACCTGGGACCCTCATcaagaaatacagcaagaaGCACTTGAAGCTGGATGAAGACAAGCATGCAGAGTTACTCAATGGCAAAAAGAGCTTGTGA
- the LIPH gene encoding lipase member H — translation MLRLCVVFIYLLYGVKTEPGETCPAFTALSFGSALIGTELKVKLLLYTRQNPTCAEELNSTASRYLDVTKKTTFIIHGYRLTGSAPVWIHDLVHLLLSVGDMNVILVDWNQGATTLIYSNASRNCKKVAEILKQLIDEMLVDGASLDSLHMIGVSLGAHISGFVGQMFDGTLGRITGLDPAGPLYRGKPPSERLDPTDAQFVDVIHSDTVVLGYREALGHIDFYPNGGTNQPGCPLTIFSGLQYFKCDHQRSVFLFMSSLKQSCNITAYPCDSYRNYRNGKCTSCETFWPMPCPILGYYAHKWKSYLTQQSHPVTSMFFDTADKEPFCIYHYFVDIITWNKDTRRGTFSIVLADETGKKAESKVNPEAAAFQQYNRITLLIGFDQDFENVEKVSLTFSTGSVIGPKFKLRILQVRFRSLTSPERPHLCRYDLVLMENTKKTFKPIPCWSRS, via the exons ATGCTGAGGCTGTGTGTCGTGTTTATCTACCTTTTGTATGGGGTGAAAACAG AACCTGGGGAGACATGCCCTGCATTCACAGCTCTCAGCTTCGGCAGCGCTTTGATAGGGACAGAGCTGAAAGTGAAGCTGCTGCTCTACACCAGACAGAACCCAACCTGTGCTGAAGAGCTCAACTCAACTGCCTCCAGGTATCTAGATGTGACCAAGAAAACTACCTTCATCATCCACGGATACCGACTCACAGGCTCTGCCCCAGTCTGGATCCATGACTTGGTACATCTCCTGCTTTCTGTAGGAGACATGAACGTCATCCTTGTGGACTGGAACCAGGGGGCAACAACTCTCATCTACAGTAACGCTTccagaaactgcaaaaaagtTGCTGAGATTCTGAAGCAACTTATTGATGAAATGTTG GTTGACGGAGCATCACTCGACTCCTTGCACATGATAGGAGTGAGCCTGGGAGCACACATCTCTGGCTTTGTGGGACAGATGTTTGATGGTACGCTTGGAAGAATCACAG GCCTTGACCCAGCAGGCCCCTTGTACAGAGGAAAGCCGCCCAGTGAGAGGCTGGATCCTACAGACGCACAGTTTGTTGATGTCATTCATTCAGACACCGTTG taCTAGGTTACAGAGAAGCATTAGGCCACATAGACTTCTACCCCAACGGTGGGACCAACCAGCCTGGCTGTCCACTGACAATATTTTCTG GattgcagtattttaaatgtgacCACCAGAGGTCTGTTTTCCTGTTCATGTCATCCCTGAAACAGAGCTGCAATATTACTGCCTACCCGTGTGACTCATACAGAAATTACAGGAATGGCAAATGTACCAGCTGCGAAACTTTTTGGCCTATGCCATGCCCCATCCTAG GCTATTATGCCCATAAGTGGAAAAGCTATTTAACACAACAGAGCCATCCAGTGACAAGTATGTTTTTTGATACAGCGGACAAAGAGCCGTTCTGCA tTTATCACTACTTTGTGGATATTATTACATGGAACAAGGACACCAGAAGAGGCACCTTCAGCATTGTACTAGCTGATGAAACCGGGAAGAAGGCAGAATCTAAAGTTAATCC AgaagctgcagcttttcagcagtaCAACCGCATCACTCTGCTAATTGGATTCGACcaagattttgaaaatgtagaaaaagTTTCCTTGACGTTTTCCACAGGATCTGTCATTGGCCCAAAATTCAAGCTCAGGATTCTCCAAGTGAGGTTCCGGTCACTTACAAGTCCAGAAAG ACCACATCTGTGCAGGTATGACCTCGTCCTGATGGagaacaccaaaaaaaccttcaagcccatcccatgctggagcaggagctaA
- the ANAPC13 gene encoding anaphase-promoting complex subunit 13: MDSEVQRDGRILDLIDDAWREDKLPYEDVAIPLNELPEPEQDNGGTTESVKEQEMKWTDLALQYLHENVPPTGN; the protein is encoded by the exons ATGGACAGCGAAGTGCAGAGGGATGGCAGGATCCTGGATTTGATCGATGATGCATGGAGGGAAGATAAATTGCCGTACGAAGATGTGGCTATCCCTCTG AATGAGCTTCCTGAACCAGAACAAGACAATGGTGGCACAACAGAGTCTGTGAAGGAGCAAGAAATGAAGTGGACAGATTTGGCTCTGCAGTATCTCCATGAAAATGTTCCACCCACGGGAAACTAG